A genomic region of Barnesiella viscericola DSM 18177 contains the following coding sequences:
- a CDS encoding SusD/RagB family nutrient-binding outer membrane lipoprotein → MRKTIYSIGFLILESVLSIGLFTACGDQFQEEYPWMIGRQEDMDNTNEEGAGATDINVLEQELRGAIPYMISYTKGGSWMPHAYQYQRSNNIDNYAGYWTTTKGTFAFGGALPTLYTYPNDYLGGPMDNTIFTQSYNAIHHAAELGKPEWRAVALIIQAYQGHEIVDFYGAAPFTDWRNLERNPPLTYERGEDIYMQIFEDLDEAIRILKERQPSRGEIAKIEDLTIRTLSDGDWRMWVKFANSIKMRMAMNIVKYDAGTAQQKFEQAVNDDIGVLSEVDARDIAYYQNQNACVWYVLGNSWNDIRLCASLENILKRCNHPLLTRWFDTNAYSITDKSSGIAAPIDVYGVRAGINMRNNNTTGKDKGGYGPFSTLTGEFQYMHQPFFKRTESLFLMGEGALRRWNTKGRTAQELYEAGIRLCFQENGITDESVINQYLSQTEVNDVDYVDPYNGENNIAGRVNVCVKWNESDDNETKLEKIITQKYIANFPMSAEAWTTFRRTGYPRLFPVKVNGFDGVDTELQVRRIPIVETTNNALEMASLVQALGGQPNNGGSRVFWDVATETRGEQSPDNEYLLVVPHNF, encoded by the coding sequence ATGAGAAAAACAATATATTCAATTGGGTTCCTTATTCTTGAATCCGTATTATCAATAGGTCTCTTCACGGCTTGTGGCGACCAGTTTCAGGAGGAGTATCCCTGGATGATCGGCCGGCAGGAAGACATGGACAATACCAATGAAGAGGGTGCCGGTGCTACCGATATTAACGTTCTCGAACAGGAACTTCGTGGAGCTATTCCCTACATGATTAGCTATACTAAGGGGGGAAGCTGGATGCCTCATGCCTACCAGTATCAACGCTCCAACAATATCGACAACTATGCCGGATATTGGACGACCACCAAAGGTACCTTCGCTTTCGGTGGAGCTCTGCCTACTCTTTACACCTATCCTAACGACTATTTGGGTGGCCCGATGGATAACACGATCTTTACCCAATCGTACAATGCCATTCACCATGCAGCGGAGTTGGGTAAACCCGAATGGCGCGCTGTGGCTTTGATTATTCAGGCCTATCAAGGACACGAAATCGTTGATTTTTATGGCGCTGCTCCTTTTACCGACTGGCGAAATCTGGAACGGAATCCGCCGTTGACTTATGAAAGAGGTGAGGACATTTACATGCAGATTTTTGAGGATCTCGATGAGGCTATCCGCATTTTGAAAGAGCGTCAGCCCTCGCGTGGCGAGATTGCCAAGATTGAAGATTTGACCATCAGAACATTGTCTGACGGTGACTGGCGCATGTGGGTGAAGTTTGCCAACAGCATCAAGATGCGTATGGCCATGAATATCGTGAAGTACGATGCCGGTACGGCACAACAGAAATTTGAACAGGCGGTAAACGACGATATTGGAGTCCTCAGTGAGGTTGATGCTCGTGATATCGCTTACTATCAAAACCAAAATGCTTGCGTTTGGTATGTACTTGGAAACTCGTGGAACGATATTCGCTTGTGTGCTTCGTTGGAGAATATTCTCAAACGTTGCAATCACCCCTTGCTGACCCGTTGGTTCGACACCAATGCATACTCTATTACAGACAAGTCTTCGGGTATTGCGGCTCCCATCGATGTGTATGGAGTTCGTGCCGGTATCAACATGCGTAACAACAATACCACCGGTAAGGACAAAGGAGGCTATGGTCCTTTTTCAACGCTTACGGGTGAGTTCCAATATATGCATCAACCCTTCTTCAAACGTACCGAGAGCCTGTTCTTGATGGGCGAGGGGGCTCTGAGACGTTGGAATACGAAAGGTCGTACGGCCCAGGAACTTTATGAAGCCGGTATTCGCCTTTGCTTCCAGGAAAACGGTATTACCGACGAGTCGGTTATCAATCAATACTTGTCGCAGACCGAAGTTAACGATGTGGATTATGTCGATCCCTATAATGGCGAGAACAATATTGCCGGTCGTGTGAACGTGTGTGTAAAATGGAATGAAAGCGACGATAATGAGACCAAACTCGAAAAGATCATTACTCAAAAATATATCGCCAATTTCCCCATGAGCGCCGAAGCATGGACGACCTTCCGTCGCACGGGTTATCCTCGTCTGTTCCCGGTTAAGGTCAATGGCTTTGATGGCGTTGATACCGAATTGCAGGTGCGTCGTATTCCTATTGTTGAAACGACCAATAATGCCTTGGAGATGGCTTCGCTCGTACAAGCTCTTGGTGGTCAGCCTAATAATGGAGGATCTCGTGTATTTTGGGATGTAGCTACTGAAACTCGAGGAGAACAGAGTCCCGACAATGAATACCTGTTGGTAGTACCGCACAACTTTTAA
- a CDS encoding SusC/RagA family TonB-linked outer membrane protein: MKKNQTCKIGLLVLTLSLFAPCMANAMGQPAGQASAKETQLNKHRIKGVVSDETGEPLIGVSVLVRGTAIGASTNIDGVYSIEVPNNNAVLDFSYVGYQKASLSLAGATSYDVVMKEETRVLDEVVVTAMGISRESKTLTYATQTIKNEEVTRIKETNFINSLQGKSAGLTIVPNNTGAGGGATKIVLRGSTSILGTNQPLIVIDGVPMQNGMGTQVGEGMINGGARSGDDLLSTINPEDIDNMTILKGPNAAALYGSAANNGVIIITTKSGAAGAVKVNISSSTSVETIAMYPKTQQIYGLSGNNQWSAWGPKIGTRSADEVASAPYLMNSARNAVKDFFNMGLTTNNGLTLSGGTENFRTYFSYNNTYQMGLIPNNKFNRHNVMLKESFSLFDKRINISTSLNWIHQRTDNGPVVGKALSALHALYRTPADVDMRYFKHNYQHPGTAADDIVSNPITGNPKLEGQPVQTWYWYDQYLNNPYWVANMLTDINKRDRLLANVTLDAKIWQNIKYQTRFSVDYVAGNNLNEEYASMFRTAFDYVGGKYYSSNSRSSDIYNDHMLTWNDRFADKIDVNAAVGTSFTRHYDRNTNITTAIDTCGIPNAFVPQNSVKKRPDNPNGSATSAYDSWNNSDWSSAVFATASIGLFDKIYLDGSYRVEWAQSFQQFTQGSGYKSFDYYSAGANVLLDKFLPRRDWLNQLKWRGSWSVVGNPIPNTLFARQTIDFATGVVGTRPPLFDNPLPETTSSFETGLDVWMFENKFNFDLTYYNSTLRNQFLYITTANGESKPVNTGVIRNYGLEFQAAYRWNFHKDWRWQTGFNIAWNDNRILETYKTESGAPYEVQQGPNAFKIKYIEGGRFGDIYVNSFARDENGYIQITDAGNYENAVPVMSSGKYETYVGNMTSPITLGWNNTFNWKNWTLYFLIDGRIGGKVMSLTEADLDLYGLSERSAQDRLNGERVIQNGKEYVLKELPDGSGHKVSVENYYTTIGAFPMEDHVYDATNLRMRDISLSYDMPNLFGKSQGMTVQFSVKNAFFIYKNSPVDPDISVSANVYSGIDSYALPTTRSFALTLKFNL; the protein is encoded by the coding sequence ATGAAAAAAAATCAGACGTGCAAGATTGGGCTTTTGGTGCTTACTCTGTCTCTTTTTGCTCCATGTATGGCAAATGCCATGGGGCAACCGGCAGGGCAGGCTTCTGCAAAAGAGACTCAGTTGAACAAACACCGTATTAAAGGTGTGGTTTCCGATGAAACGGGTGAACCGTTGATCGGTGTGAGCGTGTTAGTAAGAGGAACGGCTATCGGAGCCTCTACTAATATTGATGGTGTTTATTCGATTGAGGTCCCGAATAACAACGCCGTGCTTGACTTTAGTTATGTAGGTTATCAGAAAGCATCGCTGTCGTTGGCAGGCGCTACTTCATACGATGTGGTTATGAAGGAGGAGACCCGTGTCTTGGACGAGGTCGTTGTAACGGCTATGGGTATTTCGCGTGAATCCAAAACCCTGACTTATGCCACTCAGACAATTAAGAATGAAGAGGTGACTCGTATCAAGGAAACGAACTTCATCAATTCGCTCCAAGGTAAAAGTGCCGGTTTGACCATTGTTCCTAATAATACCGGTGCAGGTGGTGGCGCTACGAAAATTGTACTTCGTGGATCCACCTCAATTCTTGGAACCAACCAGCCGTTGATTGTTATTGACGGTGTACCTATGCAGAATGGTATGGGAACACAGGTAGGTGAAGGTATGATTAATGGTGGTGCCCGTAGTGGTGATGACCTCTTGTCTACTATTAATCCCGAGGATATTGATAACATGACCATTCTGAAAGGCCCGAATGCCGCCGCTCTTTATGGTAGTGCAGCCAACAACGGTGTAATTATTATTACAACTAAGTCGGGAGCTGCCGGTGCCGTGAAGGTGAATATTTCGAGCTCCACATCGGTTGAAACGATTGCCATGTATCCCAAAACTCAACAGATTTATGGTCTTAGTGGCAATAATCAGTGGTCGGCCTGGGGCCCGAAAATCGGTACCCGTTCGGCTGATGAAGTGGCTTCGGCCCCTTATTTGATGAACTCGGCTCGCAATGCGGTGAAAGATTTCTTCAATATGGGTTTGACTACCAATAATGGATTGACTTTGAGTGGCGGTACTGAAAATTTCCGTACTTATTTCTCATATAACAATACCTATCAAATGGGGTTGATACCGAACAATAAGTTCAATCGCCATAATGTGATGCTTAAGGAGTCCTTCTCTCTGTTTGATAAACGCATTAATATCAGTACCAGTTTGAACTGGATTCACCAGAGAACCGATAACGGTCCTGTGGTAGGTAAGGCGTTGAGTGCTCTCCATGCTTTGTATCGTACACCGGCCGATGTGGATATGCGCTATTTCAAGCACAATTATCAACACCCGGGTACTGCCGCCGATGATATTGTAAGTAACCCGATAACCGGTAACCCCAAGTTGGAAGGTCAGCCGGTACAAACGTGGTATTGGTATGACCAGTACCTGAATAACCCCTATTGGGTCGCTAATATGTTGACCGATATAAACAAGCGCGATCGCTTGCTGGCCAACGTGACGTTAGATGCTAAGATTTGGCAAAATATTAAATATCAAACTCGTTTTAGCGTTGACTATGTGGCTGGTAATAACCTGAATGAGGAGTATGCCAGTATGTTCCGAACCGCATTTGACTATGTGGGTGGTAAATACTATTCGAGCAACTCGCGTTCGAGCGATATCTATAATGACCACATGCTTACTTGGAATGACCGCTTTGCCGATAAAATCGACGTGAATGCGGCCGTGGGTACCAGCTTTACCCGTCATTATGATCGTAACACAAATATTACGACGGCGATAGATACTTGCGGTATTCCCAATGCCTTTGTCCCTCAAAACAGTGTGAAGAAACGTCCCGACAATCCCAATGGTAGTGCAACGTCGGCCTATGATAGCTGGAATAACAGCGATTGGAGTTCTGCGGTCTTTGCCACGGCATCTATCGGATTGTTCGACAAAATTTATCTCGATGGTAGTTATCGCGTGGAGTGGGCACAATCATTCCAGCAGTTTACACAAGGTAGCGGCTACAAATCGTTCGATTACTATTCGGCTGGTGCCAATGTCCTTCTCGACAAGTTCCTGCCTCGCCGAGACTGGCTCAATCAGTTGAAATGGCGTGGTAGCTGGTCGGTAGTAGGTAACCCTATCCCCAACACTTTGTTTGCTCGTCAAACTATCGATTTTGCTACGGGAGTTGTAGGTACTCGCCCCCCGTTGTTCGACAATCCTCTACCCGAGACGACCTCTTCGTTTGAAACGGGACTTGATGTGTGGATGTTTGAAAACAAGTTCAATTTCGACTTGACCTATTATAATTCTACGCTCCGTAACCAGTTCTTGTATATTACCACGGCCAATGGTGAGTCCAAACCTGTCAATACGGGTGTGATTCGCAACTATGGTTTGGAATTCCAGGCAGCATACCGCTGGAATTTCCATAAAGACTGGCGCTGGCAGACCGGATTTAACATTGCTTGGAACGATAACCGCATCTTGGAAACCTACAAAACCGAGTCGGGTGCTCCCTATGAGGTTCAACAAGGTCCCAATGCCTTTAAGATTAAGTATATAGAAGGGGGCCGTTTTGGCGATATCTATGTGAATTCGTTTGCTCGTGATGAAAATGGATATATTCAGATTACTGATGCCGGGAATTATGAAAATGCCGTTCCAGTGATGTCTTCTGGTAAATATGAAACCTATGTGGGGAATATGACATCTCCCATCACGTTGGGTTGGAACAACACCTTTAACTGGAAAAACTGGACTCTCTATTTCTTGATCGACGGACGTATTGGCGGTAAGGTGATGTCACTGACTGAGGCCGACCTTGATTTGTATGGTCTCTCCGAGCGTTCGGCACAAGATCGTCTGAATGGTGAGCGAGTAATTCAAAACGGTAAGGAATATGTTCTCAAAGAGTTGCCCGACGGCTCAGGCCACAAAGTTTCGGTCGAGAACTACTATACGACTATTGGTGCATTCCCTATGGAAGATCATGTTTACGATGCTACCAACCTGCGTATGCGAGATATATCGTTGAGTTACGATATGCCCAACCTCTTTGGAAAGAGCCAAGGTATGACGGTACAATTCTCGGTAAAGAATGCCTTCTTTATCTATAAGAACTCTCCTGTTGATCCCGATATTTCGGTGTCGGCGAATGTATATTCGGGTATTGACAGCTATGCATTGCCTACGACTCGTAGCTTTGCTCTGACTTTGAAATTCAATTTGTAA
- a CDS encoding IS1380-like element IS615 family transposase, translating to MAKVAIKSERLTPFGGIFPIMEQFTSLLSSTIDSTLGLRCKLYGYQYSEIIRSLLCVYFCGGSCVEDVTAHLMSHLSLHPTLRTCSADTILRAINELTRENISYTSDAGKSYDFNTADTLNTLLLNCLLSTGQLKEGGEYDVDFDHQFIEAEKYDAKPTYKKFLGYRSGVAVIGDMIVGIENSDGNTNVRFHQKDTLKRILERLEEKKLTVKRFRADCGSCSEDIVDEVRKHCRTFYIRANRCCSLYDDIFALRGWKKEEINGIVFELNSILVEKWKGKPYRLVIQRQRRMGSGPDLWEGEYTYRCILTNDYESSMRDIVEFYNMRGGKERVFDDMNNGFGWDRLPKSFMAENTVFLLLTALIRNFYKAIMQRIEVKKFGLKETSRIKTFVFKFISVPAKWIKTARQCVLNIYTDNHAYAEAFKTSSG from the coding sequence ATGGCAAAGGTAGCAATAAAATCCGAAAGACTCACTCCTTTTGGAGGCATATTTCCAATCATGGAGCAATTTACCTCCCTTCTCTCCTCTACAATTGACTCAACACTTGGGTTGAGATGCAAACTCTATGGTTATCAATACAGCGAAATCATCCGCTCCCTCCTATGCGTTTACTTCTGCGGCGGTTCTTGCGTTGAGGATGTCACCGCCCACTTAATGAGTCATCTTTCCCTTCACCCCACACTCCGCACCTGTAGCGCCGACACCATCCTTAGGGCAATAAACGAACTGACCCGGGAAAACATCTCATACACGTCTGATGCCGGAAAGTCCTATGATTTCAATACGGCAGACACACTCAACACATTGCTCCTGAATTGCCTGTTGTCCACAGGGCAGTTGAAAGAGGGCGGGGAGTATGACGTTGACTTTGACCACCAGTTCATTGAGGCGGAGAAGTACGATGCAAAGCCCACGTACAAGAAATTTCTTGGTTACAGGTCCGGTGTGGCCGTTATCGGCGACATGATTGTCGGCATAGAGAACAGCGACGGCAACACCAATGTACGCTTTCACCAGAAGGACACGCTAAAGAGGATTTTGGAGAGACTTGAAGAGAAGAAGCTGACAGTCAAACGCTTCAGGGCCGACTGCGGCTCATGCTCTGAAGACATTGTGGATGAGGTCAGGAAGCATTGCAGGACATTCTACATACGCGCCAACCGCTGCTGCTCGCTCTATGATGACATCTTCGCGCTCAGAGGGTGGAAGAAGGAAGAGATAAACGGCATCGTGTTTGAGTTGAACTCCATTCTCGTTGAGAAGTGGAAGGGCAAACCGTATCGCCTGGTAATCCAGAGACAGAGACGCATGGGCAGTGGACCGGACCTGTGGGAGGGGGAATATACATACCGCTGCATCCTGACCAACGATTACGAATCATCCATGAGGGACATCGTGGAGTTCTATAACATGCGCGGTGGCAAGGAACGCGTCTTTGATGACATGAACAATGGGTTTGGATGGGACAGACTGCCTAAATCCTTCATGGCGGAAAATACCGTGTTCCTGCTCCTGACGGCACTGATACGCAATTTCTACAAGGCCATCATGCAAAGGATTGAAGTGAAGAAGTTCGGGCTCAAGGAAACCAGCCGTATCAAGACGTTTGTCTTCAAATTCATTTCAGTACCTGCCAAGTGGATTAAGACCGCAAGGCAATGTGTGCTGAATATCTACACCGACAACCATGCATATGCAGAAGCCTTCAAAACTTCTTCCGGATGA
- the bla gene encoding class A beta-lactamase — protein sequence MPMKIDSEIRIISQRHDATIGVAFSLDNRLYIYNDSIRYPLMSVFKLHVAVAALQRMEAKGTQLDEILQIDSSQMQRNTYSPLLDRYPSGSFHISYADLLHYALALSDNNACDILIDYAGGIEAVKACTDGASLTGYDLTETEASMHEHIPACYHNWAHPSSVVQLLQKIHDGALLNEEHTRFMINTLIETSTGNNKIRAGLPAGITMGHKTGSSGKVDGLTIADNDAAFIYLPDGRLCYLVIFVKDSHETDSQNADLIARITRIIYNAVTQVH from the coding sequence ATGCCGATGAAAATCGACTCGGAGATTCGCATCATCTCTCAGAGACATGATGCGACTATCGGGGTAGCTTTTTCGCTCGACAACCGGCTCTATATCTACAACGACTCCATACGTTATCCGCTCATGAGCGTGTTCAAACTGCACGTAGCCGTAGCAGCCCTCCAACGCATGGAGGCCAAAGGAACCCAACTCGACGAGATTCTGCAAATAGATTCCTCCCAAATGCAGCGCAACACATACAGTCCACTGCTCGACCGCTATCCCTCGGGCAGCTTCCACATCTCGTATGCCGACCTCCTGCATTATGCCCTTGCCCTGAGCGACAACAACGCCTGTGACATTCTCATCGACTATGCCGGAGGTATCGAGGCGGTCAAGGCCTGTACCGATGGGGCAAGCCTTACCGGCTATGACCTCACCGAGACCGAAGCCTCTATGCATGAACACATTCCGGCCTGCTACCACAACTGGGCTCACCCCTCGTCGGTAGTACAACTGTTGCAAAAGATTCACGATGGCGCTCTACTCAACGAGGAGCATACTCGCTTCATGATCAACACCCTCATCGAAACCTCGACGGGGAACAACAAAATACGGGCCGGGCTACCTGCAGGGATTACAATGGGGCACAAAACCGGCAGTTCGGGAAAGGTCGACGGACTGACGATAGCCGACAACGATGCAGCCTTCATCTATCTCCCCGACGGCCGGCTGTGCTATCTGGTTATTTTCGTGAAAGACTCTCACGAAACCGACTCCCAAAATGCCGACCTCATCGCCCGCATTACCCGCATCATTTACAACGCCGTCACGCAAGTGCACTAA